Proteins encoded within one genomic window of Chitinophaga parva:
- a CDS encoding DEAD/DEAH box helicase — protein MKFEQYHISPDVKKSLAELGFRRPTDIQYKAIPSILKGDDVLAIAQTGTGKTAAFAIPVLHMLQQQRRPTGRNEVRCLVMVPTRELAVQISGVFQQLGQYTELSILGLFGGVEQAAQVAQLKKGVDVLIATPGRMFDLINQEHIDLSQVQILILDEADHMLDLGFIRDIRDVLKHLPRRHQTLFFSATIDEEIKDLAYSIVRNAIRIQISPQDPVSKNVTHAVSYIAMDDKRFFLERIVKEFPEKKILVFVRTKVRAERVAAAMDRVGIKTLVMHGGKEQQDRLKVMEEFKQGDIKVLITTDVNARGIDIPNVDYVVNYDLPEDPENYVHRVGRTGRGVQKGQAISFCSEEEKPILTEIQKYLGKDVHEMKIDKDDYRETIVFSEETPNDNWQLLIDQHNEELEKLKKKKKKK, from the coding sequence ATGAAATTTGAACAGTACCACATTTCCCCGGATGTGAAGAAAAGCCTGGCGGAACTTGGATTTCGCCGGCCTACCGACATTCAGTACAAGGCTATTCCCTCTATTTTAAAAGGCGATGACGTGCTGGCCATTGCCCAGACAGGTACCGGCAAGACCGCCGCGTTTGCCATCCCGGTGCTGCACATGCTGCAACAGCAACGCCGCCCCACCGGGCGCAACGAGGTGCGTTGCCTGGTGATGGTGCCCACGCGGGAACTGGCCGTGCAGATATCTGGTGTATTCCAGCAATTGGGGCAGTATACGGAACTGAGCATCCTGGGATTGTTTGGTGGCGTAGAGCAGGCTGCCCAGGTGGCCCAGCTGAAGAAAGGCGTGGATGTGCTCATTGCCACCCCCGGCCGCATGTTCGACCTGATCAACCAGGAACATATTGACCTAAGCCAGGTGCAGATCCTCATCCTCGATGAGGCAGACCATATGCTGGACCTGGGTTTTATCCGTGATATCCGCGATGTGCTGAAGCACCTGCCGCGCCGCCACCAGACCTTGTTCTTCTCCGCCACCATTGATGAAGAGATCAAGGACCTGGCATACTCCATTGTACGCAACGCGATCCGTATCCAGATCTCGCCGCAGGACCCGGTATCCAAGAACGTAACGCATGCCGTGTCTTACATTGCCATGGATGACAAGCGCTTTTTCCTGGAACGCATTGTAAAAGAATTCCCGGAGAAGAAAATACTGGTGTTTGTACGCACGAAGGTGAGGGCAGAGCGTGTAGCCGCCGCCATGGACCGCGTGGGCATTAAAACCCTGGTGATGCACGGCGGTAAAGAGCAGCAGGACCGCCTGAAAGTGATGGAAGAATTCAAGCAAGGCGATATAAAAGTACTGATCACCACCGATGTCAATGCGCGTGGTATTGACATCCCCAACGTGGATTATGTAGTGAACTATGACCTGCCGGAAGACCCGGAAAATTATGTGCACCGTGTAGGCCGTACCGGGCGCGGGGTACAAAAAGGGCAGGCCATTTCATTTTGCAGCGAGGAGGAGAAACCTATTCTTACGGAGATCCAGAAGTACCTGGGTAAAGACGTTCATGAAATGAAGATCGATAAGGATGATTACCGGGAAACGATCGTATTTTCTGAAGAAACACCCAATGATAACTGGCAGCTGCTGATAGACCAGCACAATGAGGAGCTGGAGAAACTGAAAAAGAAAAAGAAGAAGAAATAA
- a CDS encoding type I restriction endonuclease, which yields MDFKDIIKQLADRIIKNKELVQTEEATKHSFVMPFIQALGYDVFNPMEVVPEFVADLGIKKGEKVDYAIVKDGQPMILIECKHWSSNLDPHNSQLFRYFHTTKAKFSILTNGFESRFYTDLEEANKMDEKPFFIFDLQDIKDNQIEELKKFHKNYFNTETIVSTASELKYLGLLKNLLHGELNNPSSDFVRHFAKQVYTGGILTQKVLDQFSSLTKKAFQIYINDIITERLKQALKTQETDEQQTTETKEPVADTEPKIVTTQDELDAYQIVRSILRKVVPVSQVTYRDSQSYFAVLFDDNNRKPICRMHFNASKKYIGLFDSEKSETKKEMKSLDDIFLYADELTATALSYIKAPAATA from the coding sequence ATGGATTTCAAAGACATCATCAAACAACTTGCTGACAGGATCATCAAGAACAAAGAACTCGTACAAACAGAAGAAGCAACTAAACATTCGTTCGTAATGCCTTTTATACAGGCATTGGGTTACGATGTGTTCAATCCTATGGAAGTAGTACCTGAATTTGTGGCAGACCTGGGCATTAAAAAAGGAGAGAAAGTTGATTATGCGATCGTAAAGGATGGCCAGCCCATGATCCTGATCGAATGTAAACACTGGTCATCCAACCTTGATCCGCACAACAGCCAGCTTTTCCGTTATTTCCACACCACCAAGGCTAAGTTCTCCATACTGACAAATGGCTTTGAATCCAGGTTTTATACGGATCTGGAAGAGGCAAATAAAATGGATGAAAAGCCATTTTTTATATTTGATCTCCAGGATATCAAGGACAACCAAATAGAAGAGTTGAAAAAGTTCCACAAGAACTATTTCAACACGGAGACCATTGTATCCACAGCCAGTGAGTTGAAATATCTTGGCTTATTGAAAAACCTGTTGCACGGAGAATTAAATAACCCCTCCAGTGACTTTGTGAGACACTTTGCCAAGCAGGTATATACCGGCGGCATCCTGACTCAAAAGGTGCTGGACCAATTCAGCAGCCTCACTAAAAAGGCCTTCCAGATCTACATTAACGACATCATTACCGAAAGGCTTAAACAAGCGTTAAAAACGCAGGAAACCGATGAACAGCAAACCACAGAGACAAAGGAACCAGTAGCTGATACGGAGCCAAAGATCGTCACTACACAAGACGAACTGGATGCATACCAGATCGTCCGCTCTATCCTGAGAAAGGTAGTTCCGGTATCGCAGGTCACGTACCGTGATTCCCAGTCCTACTTTGCCGTCCTGTTTGACGATAACAATAGAAAGCCGATCTGCCGTATGCACTTTAACGCCAGTAAAAAATATATCGGACTTTTTGATAGTGAAAAAAGTGAAACTAAAAAAGAGATGAAGTCACTCGATGATATCTTTCTGTATGCAGACGAGTTGACTGCAACAGCGCTCTCTTACATTAAGGCTCCCGCTGCTACCGCATAA
- a CDS encoding DNA/RNA non-specific endonuclease, with protein MRPGRPLLFSLLCCTLLLTACNKHIRRAQGSRPQPFFTPAPADNDNMLMGNPSKATPDTASANNYLMQKPYYTLCYNRSTGKPNWVSWHISKDDLGSQSRANNFRPDSALPAGWYHVSDRSYVGSGFDRGHNCPSADRTATSAANSATFLMSNMMPQAPNNNQHTWASFENYIRSLVKAGNEVYVIMGSYGSTGTGSKGTLTAIDNGHVMVPSQIWKVVIVLPDGDHDLARMNSSTRVIAVNTPNINTLNSDWTQYLTTVDAIEAATGYDLLSNVADSIQQVIEARTDAGK; from the coding sequence ATGCGACCCGGACGCCCACTGCTTTTCAGCCTGCTCTGCTGCACCCTCCTGCTCACCGCGTGTAACAAGCACATACGCCGTGCACAGGGCAGCCGCCCCCAGCCTTTCTTTACGCCTGCCCCGGCAGACAATGACAACATGCTGATGGGCAATCCCAGCAAGGCCACCCCAGACACAGCCAGTGCCAATAACTACCTGATGCAGAAACCTTACTACACGCTGTGCTATAACCGCAGCACAGGCAAACCCAATTGGGTGAGCTGGCATATTAGCAAGGATGATCTTGGCTCACAGAGCCGGGCCAATAATTTCCGGCCAGACAGCGCCCTGCCTGCGGGCTGGTATCATGTATCTGACAGGAGCTATGTGGGCAGCGGCTTTGACCGGGGGCACAACTGCCCATCCGCCGACCGCACCGCTACCAGCGCGGCCAATTCTGCTACATTCCTCATGAGCAACATGATGCCCCAGGCACCCAATAACAACCAGCATACCTGGGCCAGTTTTGAAAACTATATCCGTAGCCTGGTAAAGGCCGGTAATGAAGTGTACGTGATCATGGGCAGCTATGGGAGTACCGGCACCGGCAGCAAGGGCACCCTCACCGCTATTGACAACGGGCACGTAATGGTGCCATCACAGATCTGGAAAGTAGTGATCGTGCTGCCCGATGGTGACCATGACCTGGCCCGCATGAACAGCAGTACCCGCGTCATTGCGGTGAACACCCCCAATATCAATACCCTCAACAGCGATTGGACACAATACCTCACCACCGTAGACGCGATTGAAGCTGCCACGGGTTATGATCTGTTGTCCAATGTGGCGGATAGTATACAACAGGTGATTGAAGCCCGGACAGATGCGGGGAAATAG
- a CDS encoding phosphatidylinositol-specific phospholipase C, which produces MKHHVLLAAAALLSSTAFVSCSKQSSGDVLPANELAVTQSGTALQAAGTVYLNNWMSAIDDSRNLSSLSIPGTHDSGARFEPIGGTAKCQNLTIADQLNNGIRFLDIRCRHIDDAFAIHHGSIYQNMNFDDVLTACQTFMQAHPTEAIIMSVKEEYDASNTTRTFEATFDSYVARYPGLFSLTATMPTLGDARGKIVLLRRFSATGTPKGIDATNWADNTTFTISNAVTARVQDNYVVPDNNAKWTNITNLLTEARNGAASTLYINFCSGYKSLIFGIPSITTVSNAINPQVVSYFTANTHGRYGMVLCDFADSTKATLIKNTNF; this is translated from the coding sequence ATGAAACATCATGTTCTCCTGGCTGCGGCTGCGTTGCTGTCCTCCACTGCATTTGTTAGCTGCTCCAAACAGTCATCTGGAGATGTGCTGCCCGCAAATGAACTGGCTGTAACCCAATCCGGCACTGCATTGCAGGCTGCCGGCACCGTGTACCTTAACAACTGGATGAGCGCCATCGATGACAGCCGCAACCTGTCCTCCCTGAGCATTCCCGGTACGCACGACAGTGGTGCGCGCTTTGAGCCCATCGGCGGTACGGCAAAGTGCCAGAACCTCACCATTGCGGACCAGCTGAACAACGGCATCCGCTTCCTGGATATCCGCTGCCGCCACATTGATGATGCATTTGCCATTCATCACGGTTCCATTTACCAGAACATGAATTTTGACGACGTGCTCACCGCCTGTCAAACCTTTATGCAGGCGCATCCTACGGAGGCCATCATCATGAGCGTAAAGGAAGAATACGACGCTTCTAACACCACCCGCACCTTCGAGGCTACGTTCGACAGCTATGTGGCCCGCTACCCCGGCCTGTTTTCCCTGACCGCTACCATGCCCACCCTGGGCGATGCCCGTGGCAAGATCGTGCTGCTGCGCCGTTTCAGTGCCACCGGCACACCTAAAGGCATTGATGCTACCAACTGGGCGGATAACACCACCTTCACCATCAGCAATGCAGTGACCGCGCGCGTGCAGGACAACTACGTGGTGCCGGATAATAACGCTAAGTGGACCAACATTACCAACCTGCTTACAGAAGCCAGGAATGGCGCGGCTTCCACACTGTATATCAATTTCTGCAGCGGTTACAAATCACTCATCTTCGGTATTCCCAGCATCACTACGGTGTCTAATGCCATCAACCCGCAGGTGGTGAGCTACTTCACGGCAAACACCCATGGCCGTTATGGCATGGTGCTGTGCGACTTTGCCGATTCTACCAAGGCTACTTTGATCAAGAATACTAACTTCTAG